The region CTGCGTTGGAACCTGACCGGTGATGACGACCATGGGAATGGAGTCCATCAGCGCGTCGGTAATGCCGGTGACGGCGTTGGTCGCGCCGGGGCCGGAGGTGACGAGCACGACGCCGGGTTTCCCGGTCGAGCGGGCGTAACCCTCCGCCATATGGGTTGCACCCTGTTCATGGCGGACAAGGACGTGGCGGATCTTCGGATGATTGAAAAGCGCGTCATAGATGGGCAGCACCGCGCCGCCCGGATAACCGAACACGACTTCGACCCCCAGGTCGATCAGGCTTTCAACCAAAATGTCCGCGCCGCTCTTTTCGGACACGCTAAATCCTTCCACTGGATGCAAGTTGCGCCCTCTGCCCCGGAAGCGGGGAGATGGCAAGGCGGGTGCCTCTAATAGACATAAAATGGCTAGTCAACCACTAACGACGTAATTTTATTATCAGTTCGTCGGTGATCTTGTCATCAATGGACTGTGTTTCGCGTGGCCAGTGGTCCGGCGGCTGGCGGGAAAACCAGGTATATTGGCGCTTGGCATATTGGCGCGTGGCGATCCTGCCCCGTTCCGCCATGGTTTCCCGGCTTATTTCGCCGCGCAGCCAGCTGGCAATCTCGGGAACGCCTATCGCGCGCATGACAGGCAGTTCGGGGGAGAGTGCTCGGTTGAGAAGGGCTTCAACCTCTTGCACCGCGCCGCCATCGAGCATCTGTTCGAACCGGCGGTCGCAGCGGGCGATGAGCCAGTCGCGAGGCGGAAGGAGGATCAGGGGAGAAAGGCTGATGCGATCGGCAATGCCGCCGCTCTTATGCTGTTGCCAATAGGTAAGCGGCTTGCCGGTCGAACGCACGACTTCCAGCGCGCGGGCGACGCGGGTGGTGTCGGCGGGGGCGAGGCGGGCGGCGGCTTCCGGGTCTTCCCGCGAAAGGGCGGCGTGGGCGTCCGCGACCGGCATGACGCGCACGGCGGCACGGACGTCGGAATCAATGTCGGGCACCGGGGCGATGCCGTCGAGCAGGGTGCGCAGATATAGCCCTGTGCCGCCGACCAATATGGGCAGCCGCCCTTCGCCATGCGCGCGGTCGATTTCGGTGCGGGCGTCGGCCGCCCAGTGCGCGGCGGTGCAGGCCTGCCCGCCGTCGATATGGCCAAAGAGGCGATGAGGAGCTTCCGCCATTTCCTGGGCGCTTGGCCGGGCGGAGAGGATTTGCAGGTCGGCATAGACCTGGCTGGCGTCGGCGTTGATGACGACGCCGTTGGCCACTTGCGCCAACCGAACTGCGAGCGCGCTCTTGCCGCTGGCGGTAGGCCCGGCAATAAGCGCCACGCGCGGGCGGGATTCGCCCTTGTCTGTTTCAGGCCAGTTTGTTTCGGGAGTATCCATGTTCGTCGCAACCTTAGTGGCAAGTGCGGCCTTGAGTGAGGGGGATATTGCAGAATCCGTCGCTCGATTGGCGACCGCAGGCTGTGCGCCGGTGGATAGCAAGTGGCTGGATGAGGGCAAGGCCGCCGACATCTTCTTCGGTAGCGATCCCGTGACGGCGCGCGCGGTGCTGTCGGACATCGGGGACAGGGTGGATGTGATCGTCCAGCCGGCGATGGGCCGCGAGAAGAAGTTGCTGATCGCTGACATGGATTCGACCATGATAACGGTCGAGTGCATTGACGAACTGGCCGGCTATGCGGGGATAAAGCCGCAGATTGCCGACATCACCGAGCGGGCGATGCGCGGCGAGCTGGATTTCGCAGGCGCGTTGCATGAGCGGGTGGCGTTGCTGAAAGGGCTGGCGGACGAGGCGATTGACCGGTGCCGGGCCGAGCGTGTGAAGATCATGCCCGGCGCGCGGGCGCTGGTGCGCACGATGAAAGCGCGGGGCGCGGCGACGCTGCTGGTGTCGGGCGGATTTACCCGCTTCACCGGGCCGGTCGCCGAAGAGATCGGTTTCGACCGCGCGGTCGCCAACGTGCTTGAGATTGCGGACGGCGCGCTGATCGGGACGGTAGAGCTGCCCATCGTGGACGCATCGCGCAAGCGCGCCGAGCTGGAAGCGGCGATCGAGGGCGGTATCGACCGTGCTTTGACGCTTGCGGTGGGTGACGGCGCGAACGACATTCCGATGATCCAGGGCGCGGGGCTGGGCGTGGCCTATCATGCGAAGCCGAAAACGCGCGAGGCGGCGGGGGCAGAGGTTGTCCATGGTGACCTGTCGGTGCTGCTTTATGCGCAGGGGATCGGCTCTGCCGAATGGGTGATAGACTAGGGATCGCCCGCGATTTGCCGAGCAAAACGGTTAGTCGCGCGTTAGGCACATTTCGCCGTCATTGCGATTGGGTAATGGCTTCGAAAGGCGAGGTCGATCGTTACACCCCCGCTGCGTTTTGCAGTGTCCACATCTAACCGGCGCACGGTCCTCGCCGCGCCAAGGGAGAGGTTATGAACATCAGGCTTTTGGGTCTCCTCGGCGGAGCCGCGCTCGGCCTGAGCGCATGCTCCACGACGAGAGATGAACCTGTCGCGCCCGCGCCGCCGGTCGGTCCCGGCGCGATTGCCGGCACTGTCGCGGCGGATCGCAACGGCGATGGCATTGTCGATGGCTATTATTCGGCTGACGGCATGTACCATGAGGTCATGGGGCCGCCCTGTCCGCCGCCACCGCCGCCGCCGCCGCCGTCCAGACGCGGAGAACGCGGCTGATCAGCAGAATTATAAGGGCGCGGCGTTTCCGCCGCGTCCGTTGCATTTATGGGCCGATGGTCTTGGGGCTTCTTGCCGTCGGGCTGGCCCCCGCATCGGCTTTTGCCCAGTCGGAAGCGCCGCCGGAAGCCGTGCAGGAGGGCGCGCGTTCGAGCGTTGGCGCGGAAATCCGTGCGTCTGTCGGTGGCAAGCTGCGCGACTTTTACGCGCCGCGCGGCTACTGGCCGCTTTGGGTCGATGAGACGGATATAGGGAAGCAGGCAGAGGTTCTGCTGGACCTGATCCGCTCGTCGCGGATCGATGGCCTTAATCCCAAAAATTACGACCTGCGTGACCTCGAAAATCTGGTTGAGGAGGCGAGGTCGAGTGGCGGCGATCCCCGTGCGTTGGCGCGCGCGGATCTGGCGCTGTCCAAATCCTTTGCCGCGCTGGTCCGCGACATGCGGCGGCCGTCGAAGCGGGTGAAGATGCGCTATCTCGACCCGGAGGTGGAACCACGCGACGATGAACCCGCGGAGATATTGCGCGCGGCGGCTGTCGCGGCTTCCTTCACCGACTATGTACGGCAGATCGGCTGGATGAGTCCATTCTACAAGGAACTGCGCGGCGCGCGGGCGGATTTTGCCGAACGCTGGGCTGAATTGCCCGAGGTCGTCATCCCAGTTGGGGCCAGGCTGCGGCCAGGGATGAAGGGGCAGGAGGCCGCGATGCTGCGCAGGCGGCTCGGTCTTGCAGGCGGGACCTCTTATGACAAGGCGCTCGTCGCCAGGGTTCGCGCGTTTCAGGCGGATCACGGCCTGAAAGCGGACGGCGTGGCGGGACCGCAGACAATCGAGGCGCTTAATCGGCCTTTTGAATGGTATGACCGGATGCTTGCGCTCAACCTTGATCGGGCGCGGTTGCTGCCGGGGCCGTGGGTGCGGCATGTCGTGGTCGATGCGGCATCGGCGCGGCTTTGGTACTATAGCGGCGGTCGGCAGGACGGCACGATGAAGGTCGTCGCGGGCGCCAGGGAAAGCCAGACGCCGATGATGGCGGGCATGATCCGCTATGCCACGCTCAATCCCTACTGGAATGTGCCGACCGATCTGGTCGAGCGCAGGCTGTCGCAACGTATTCTGGACGGCGCGTCGCTCAGCGAGCTGAATTATGAGGCGCTGTCCGACTGGAGCGCCAATGCGCGGCGGCTGAATGAGTCCGAGATCGACTGGCAGGCGGTGGCCGATGGTCGGCGGCAGTTGCGCGTCCGGCAGTTGCCGGGCGGCTCCAACGCCATGGGGAAGGTGAAGTTCATGTTCCCCAACGACCTTGGCATCTACCTGCACGACACGCCTTCACGCGACCTGCTGGCCAAACCGGCCCGGCATTTCAGCAATGGTTGCGTGCGGCTGGAGGATGCGGAGCGACTGGGGCGCTGGTTCTTTGGCAAGCCGTTGGAGGTGGAAAGCAGCGAGCCGGAACAACATGTCCCCCTGCCTCAGCCGGTGCCGGTTTATCTGACTTACCTGACAGCAGTGCCGAGCGGACGAGGCATCCAGTTCCTGCCCGATGTTTACGAGCGCGATGGCATGTGATGCGGCGCTGGCGGGCGATCAGCCGCCTGCCAGCATCCACAGCGCCATCGCGACCATCATGAGATTTTCAGTCAGCGACACGAAGCCGAGGGGCACGTTGCTGCCGCCGCCGACACAGGCGCATTTCAGTTCCCTCTTGTCGATATAGACCGCCTTGAACACGGACACCGCGCCGATGCCGCCGATGAAGAGGGCGACCGGGATGGAAAGCCAGTTGAGCAGCCCCGTCAGCATCAGCGCGCCTGCGCCGAGTTCCAGAAAGGGGTAGATCCGCCCATAGGGCACGAAGCGGCGTGCGAGCAGGTCATAGTTCAGGAACATGGTGGCGAAGCGATCCACGTCCTGCAGCTTCAGCATCGCGAGCAGCATCATGCTGATCGCGATGAAATGTTCGACCGTCATGATGCTGGCCAGCGGCATCGCGGTCAGCCAGCCCAGCGACAGCGCGAGCAGCGCCGCGACCGCGAATACCGCGAGGACCGGCGTGTAGCTGGTCGCGCCGGGATCGGCGACATGCAGGCCGAAATGGCGGCGCAGGTCGTCATGGCCGCCGATCCTTTCGCCGCCGATGAAGATTTGCGGTGTCGTCTTGACGTCATGCGCGGCCTTGAACGCGTCCGTCTGTTCGCGCGTGGTGAGCCAGTGATCCTCCACCACATAACCTTTCCGGCGGAGCAGCCAGCGCGCCTTGAGGCCATAGGGACAGATGTGGTCCGGCATCACCATGCGATAGAGTTGCGCGGTGGGGCGCGATACGGTGCTGGAGGCGGCGGAGGAAGTCATGGCTTGGCCTTTGTTCGTGATCCGATGCCACCTATATAGGGTGCGTACCATGGTACGGAGTCAAGCATGGCGATGACGATTTCTGGTCTGGCCCGCGCGGGAGGCGTCGGGGTCGAGACGGTGCGCTTTTACCAGCGGAGGGAATTGCTGGCTACGCCCACCAGGACGGGCACGGGTGGAGGCGTGCGGCGTTACGACGAAGAAGATGTCAGGCGGCTGCGCTTCATCCGGTCGGCGCAGGGGGCTGGCTTTACGTTGGAGCAGATTGGCGAACTGCTTCGGCTGGACGCGGGCGAGGACCGGGCGCGGGCGCGGGAGCTGGCGGCGGAGAGGCTGGCGGCGCTGGATGAAAAGATTGCGGAACTGGAAGCGGCGCGGGATTCGCTGCGGCGGCTGGCGAACGCCTGTCATGCGTCCGACGAAGGACCGTGTCCGATTATCTCGGCATTTGAGGCGTAAGGCGGGGGTTAAAATCCGGCCATCAGGCCGTCGATGGCGCCCTGCAAGATGTAGCTGGCGGCGAGCTTGTCCACGAGTTCGCCCCGGCGGGCGCGGCTGGCGTCGGCTTCCAGCAGGGTGCGGGTGACGGCCTGGGTCGACCAGCGTTCGTCCCAGAGGAAGATCGGGCGGCCCAGGTCCGCGATGTTGCGGGCAAAGGCGCGACTTGCCTGGCTGCGCGGGCTTTCGCTGCCGTCGAGGTTGAGGGGCAGGCCGATGACGACGCCCTTCACGTGCTGCTGTTCCATGAAGGCGGCGAGGGCGATCTTGTCCTTGCCGAACTTGCCGCGTGAGACGGTATGTGCAGGACTGGCGATCGACCAGCCCGCGTCGCAAAGCGCAAGACCGATCGTCTTTGTCCCGACGTCCATGCCCAGCAGGCGGCCGCCCTGGGGCAGCGCTTCACGGAAGGCGGCGCGATCCGCGGTGAGGAGCGTTGTCACGAGGCCAGGAATGCCGTGAGGCGCTGGCGGGCGTCTTCGCGCACATCGCCCCAGAAGAGGCTATAGTCATACACATGGTAGTTGTTGCCGGGCAGGGTGAATGGTCCCATGTCCACCGGCTCCCCTATCATCAAGATGCCGCTGGTGTCGCAGCGCGCGGGCACGACGCCGGTGAGCAGGCGCGGGGGCGTTGCTTCGTCGCGGCTGTCGAGGGTGCCGCGATTAGCGCTGGCCGGGGCGGCTCCGTTGAAGGCCCCGGTGATCGGGTTGGTGCAGAGCATGTGCGTGCCCTTGCGCGGCTTGCCGGTATAGCCGTTGCGCCGTTCGAAAGTTTCGATGATCGGTGATGGGTCGGCCGGTTCGGCATAGCTTTGCCAGCTGACGATGCAGTGCGATTGGTCGCGCCGGGCGCAGGCAGGCAGGCCGAGCGCGGGCAGATCCGCTTCGACCGACACAGGCCAGCCCACGGCATAGACTGCGGCGAGGCGGGCGGCGACGGGCTTGCCCGCTACCTGCTCACGCAGCAGTTGCAGCAGGTGGCGCGACCCCTGGCTGTGACCGGCGAGCATCAGGGGACCGGTGGGATTGGCTTTCAGGAAGGCGGCGAAGGCCTGGGCAACGTCGCGATAGGCGGCGGCGAGCGCCTGGTCCGAGGCAGGTTCCTGCGTCAGGAATGCGCCGTAATTGGCCTGGCGGTAGCGGGGAACCCAGATATTGCCGACCGCATTGAAGGCGCTGGCCTGCCCCTGAACGAAGCGGCGCGCGGTCGAGAGCGCGTCCTTGTCATCAAGGCGCATGTTCCAATGCGCGTCGCCCAGCGTGGTGATGTAGGATGTGGGATGGATGAAGAAGATGGCGGCCCTTTGCACAACCGGCGCATCCTTGACGCCTGCGGGTTTCCACAGGGCGGGATTGCCGCGGGTGATGTCCGGGCGAGCGATCCACATTTTGGGATCGTCATAGGCGTTGGCGGGCAGGGGCGTGAGAGGAGCAAAGGCTTCGCGCGGCACCATGACCGCGCGGATCAGTTGCATGCCCCAGATGCGGTAGACCAGCAGTGCCGCAAGAACCAGCACGATCAGGCCGGCGACGACATACAGGAATTTGCGGGCCAAGACTTTGCTCTCCGTCACTTCGGCGCGGCCCCGATCCGCGCCTCTGGCGGCGCTTGTCTGGCGCAGGTGCAGGGGACACGCAAGTGCGGACTTGAAGCGGGCATGTGCGGGTGCTAGCGGCGGCCCATGTCGATAGACCTTCAGACCGTAAAGAAGATCGCCAGCCTTTCGCGCATTTCGGTGACGGATGCCGAAGCCGAGGCGATGGTGCCCGAACTCAACAACATCCTTGGATGGGTGGAGCAATTGGGCGAGGTGGACGTGACCGGCGTCGAGCCGATGACCGCCGTCATCCCCAACCATCTGCGCCTGCGCGACGATGCCGTCACTGACGGCAATGTCCGCGAGAAGGTGCTGGCGAATGCCCCGCAGGCCGAACATGGCTTCTTCGCGGTGCCCAAGGTGATCGAATAATGAGCAATGTGACTGACCTGACGGTTGCTGAGATCCGCGACGGTTTTCGCGCGGGCGACTTTTCGGCGCGCGAAGTGGCGGAGGCGTTCAACGCCAATGTCGCGGCGGCCAAGGCGCTGAACGCCTTCATCGTCGAGACGCCGGAAAAAGCGCTGGAAGCCGCCGATGCCGCCGACAAGGCGAAGGCTGCTGGCGAGGCGCTGAAACCGCTTTCGGGCGTGCCGATCGGCATGAAGGACCTGTTCTGCACCGAAGGCGTGCAGACGACGGCGGCCAGCCATATGCTGGAAGGGTTCACGCCGACCTATGAGTCCACGGTGTCGAAGAAGCTGTGGGACGCGGGCGCGGGGATGCTGGGCAAGCTGAACCTTGACCAGTTCGCCATGGGATCGTCGAACGAGACGAGCTATTTCGGCAATGTGATTTCGCCCTGGCGGCGTGGCGGCGGCGACAATGCCGCGCTGGCGCCCGGTGGGTCGTCCGGCGGGTCTTCGGCGGCGATCGCTGCGCGGCTTTGCCCGGCGGCGACCGGGACCGATACGGGCGGTTCGATCCGACAGCCTGCGGCCTTCACCGGCATTTCGGGCATCAAGCCGACCTATGGCCGCTGCTCGCGCTGGGGCATCGTGGCGTTCGCTTCCTCGCTGGATCAGGCGGGATCGATGGCGCGGACGGTGCGGGACAATGCGATCCTGCTGGAAGCCATGGCGGGCTTTGATCCCAAGGATTCCACTTCGCTCGACCTGGCAGTGCCGCAGTGGGAAGCCAATTTGTCGAGCAACCTTCAGGGCAAGAAGGTCGGTATTCCCAAGGAATATCGGCCCGATGGCCTGAATGCCGAAATTTCCGCCATGTGGGATCGCGGGATCGAGTGGCTTAAGGATGCGGGCGCGGAGGTGGTCGAAGTATCGCTGCCGCATACGAAGTACGCGCTGCCGACCTATTATATCATCGCGCCTGCCGAGGCTTCGTCGAACCTCGCCCGCTATGATGGTGTGCGTTATGGCCAGCGCGACCTGCCTGATGGGGCGGGACTGCAGGACATGTATGCCGCGACCCGCGCCGCCGGTTTCGGGCCGGAGGTCAAGCGTCGCATCATGATCGGCACCTATGTGCTGTCCGCCGGCTTCTATGACGCTTATTATACGCAGGCGCAGAAGGTGCGGGCGCTGATCGCGCGCGATTTCGAACTGGCTTTCGAAAAGTGCGACCTGCTGCTGACGCCGACCGCGCCGAGCGCGTCCTTTGCGTTGGGCGAAAAGCAGGCCGATCCGCTGGCCATGTATCTGAACGACGTCTTCACGGTGCCTGCTTCGCTGGCGGGCCTGCCTGCGATGGCGGTGCCGGGCGGGTTGGACGCGCAAGGGTTGCCGCTTGGCTTGCAGATCATCGGCAAGGCGCTGGACGAGCAGACGGTGTTGAACGCGGGGCTTGCGATTGAAGAACGTGCGGGCTTCACGGCGCGGCCGGACAAGTGGTGGTAATTCGATCCGTCATGCCAGCAAAAGCTGGCATCTCAGGCGACGTGGCACGACATATGAGAAAGATCCCAGCCTTCGCTGGGATGACGGTGTGAGATATGACTGAATCAACCTATCGCATTCAGGGCGCAACCGGCGAGTGGGAGGTCGTTATCGGCCTGGAGGTCCATGCGCAGGTGACGAGCAAGGCGAAGCTGTTTTCCGGTGCGGCCACGGCTTTTGGCGCGGAGCCGAATACGCAGGTTAGCCTCGTCGATGCGGCCATGCCCGGCATGCTGCCCGTGCCGAACCGTGAGTGCATTCGTCAGGCGGTGCGTACCGGCATGGCGATTGAGGCCAAGATCAACAAATGGTCGCGCTTCGATCGCAAGAATTATTTCTACGCCGATCTGCCGCAGGGTTATCAGATCAGCCAGCTTTACCACCCGCTGGTGGGCGAGGGTGAGATTGAGATCAGCCTGGACGAGAAGAACCCGGACGCCGTGACCAAGCGGATCGGCATCGAGCGCATCCATGTCGAGCAGGATGCGGGCAAGTTGATGCACGACCAGCATCCCACCAGTAGCTATGTCGACCTGAACCGGTCGGGCGTCGCGCTGATGGAAATCGTGTCGAAGCCTGACATGCGTTCGCCAGCGGAAGCCGGGGCCTATCTGGCGAAGCTGCGGACGATCCTGCGCTATGTGGGGTCGTGTGACGGCAACATGGACCAGGGTTCGATGCGTGCCGACGTCAATGTCTCGGTCCGCAAGCCGGGCGAGGAATTCGGCACGCGTACCGAGACGAAGAACGTCAATTCGGTCCGTTTCGTCATGGCGGTGGTGGAGCATGAAGCCAGCCGTCAGGTCGATGTGCTGGAGGCCGGTGGCAAGATCGTGCAGGAAACGCGCCTGTACGATCCGGACAAGAATGAAACACGGTCGATGCGGTCGAAGGAAGACGCGCATGACTATCGCTATTTCCCTGACCCGGACCTGTTGCCGCTGGAACTGGACGACGCTTTCCTGGAGGAATGCCGCCAGTCGCTTCCCGAACTGCCGGACGCCAAGCGCCGCCGTTATGAGCAGCAGCTTGGCCTGTCGCCCTATAATGCGGCCACTTTGACGGCGGACGCGGATACTGCACGCTGGTTCGAGGCGCTGCTGGCCGAAGGCGCGCGCATCCAGAAGAAGAGCGAGGGCGAAGTTGCGAAGGCTTCGGCCAACTGGCTGCTGTCGGAACTCTATGGCGCGCTCAATCGCATCGGCAAGAGCCTGGAGGATAGCCCGGTCGGCCCTGAGGAGGGCGCGGAATTGCTGGCGCTGGTCGCCGATGGCACGATTTCGGGCACCATCGCCAAGCAGGTGTTCGAGATCATGCTGGAAACCGGCGGCCGCGCGCCCGCGATCGTCGAGGAAAGGGGCCTGAAGCAGACCAGCGACACCGGCGCGATCGAGGCGGCGGTGGCTGAGGTGCTTGCCCGGAATGGCGACAAGGTCGAACAGTATAAGGCGGGCAAGGAAGCCTTGTTTGGCTTCTTCGTCGGCCAGACCATGAAGGCCATGCAGGGCAAGGCCAATCCGCAGGTCGTCAACGAACTGGTCCGCAAGGCGCTTGCGTAAATCGGAACGGGCTGTCTAAACCCCGGACAAGGCTGGAAGCGGGGGCTTCCGGCAACCGGGGGATCAGACATGAAGGCACGCAAGGTTTTGGTGGCGCTGGCCATGATGGTGGCTGCGCTGCCCGTCGCGGCCAAGGCCGAAACGCTGACCAATGACATGGTCGTTACGCTGGTTCAGGCGGGGTTGGGCGATGATGCGGTCATCGCCAAGATACGGGCGTCGGCCGGCCATTATGCCTTGTCCACCGACGATCTGATCGCGCTCAAGAAGCGTGGCGTGCCGGGGCCGGTGATCGCGGCGATGATTGAGTCAGGATCGCAGGGAGCAGTTTCGGCAAAGGCGGTGTTCTCGGCGGATTCGCCCGACCCGCTGGTGCCGCATCCGTCGGGGCTTTACCTGCTGAGCGAATCCCGCATGGTGCGGATCGACCCGACGACGTCGAACCAGAGCAAGACCGGCGGGATATTGGGCTATGCCTTTACCGGCGGGATTGCGTCGCTCAGCATCAAGGCGGTGATTCCGAATGTCACGGCGAGGGTTCGGACCGGGCGGGGCCGACCGACATTCTATTTCTATTTCGACGAAGCAACGCGCGGCCTGTCACAGGCCGGGGCGCCTTCGCTGTGGCTGTCCGGGCCAGCGAGCGCGATCACGTCCCCCAACGAGTTCACCCTCATCCGTTTCGACGTCAAGAAGGACCGGCGTGAGACGCGGGTGGGCAGCATGAACCTGGCGGGCGCGAAGGCCGGGGTGATGGACAGGGATCGCATCGCTTTCGATTATGAACAGGTGACACCGGGCGTGTTCAAGGTAACGCCGAAAACTGACCTGGCGGCGGGCGAATATGGCTTTCTCTATTCGGTGAGCGCGGGGGCCGGCCCCGGCATGTGGGGCAATGGCACAGGATCGGCGCGCATCTTCGACTTCGCCGTCCATCCATAAGGAAAGGGGACGCCGCCTGAGGAGCAAACGGCGTCCCACCCACAAGGCGCATCCCGGGGGACGGGCGCGCCTCATGGCAGGGCTGGCGGACCAGGAGGGTCGTGGGGTGTGCCCGCCAGCTTTTCATCAGTCAGACGTCACAGGATGAAGTTAACCGTCGCCCTTAAAGCGAGAGCGACATGATCCTGCTGTTCTTCGGCGCTGAATTCGCCGCCGACCCGGAAGCTGTCGGTGCCGCCGATCAACCGGGCACGGCCGGTCCAGCCATTGGTCCGATCTTCCGCGACCAGGGTGAAGGCTTGCCCACCGGCAAAACGCGCGACCGTTGAACCCAGCGATCCGCCGATGATCTGACGGCGACCGCCCTCCAGTTCGACGCGCATCCAGCCTTCGCTGCGATCGAGGCTGCCGAGGTCATAGCCAAGGGACAGGGTGCCGTTCGCCGCCAGCTCGTCGCTCGTCCGCCCTTCGACCATCAGGTTGAAGCCGTCGCCGCCGCCGGTTTCGTCATAGCCGCCTTCCTTCAAACGGTAATAGTCGATCCCGACCGCAGGACGCAGGGAGAAGCGATTGAAGCGCATTTCATAGGATGCCCCCGCCGCTGCCGAGTAGAGCTTACCCGACCAGTCGCCATTTGCCGTGCGGGTGACGTCGCCGCTTTCAAACCGGCGCGTCCCCCCGAAGTCGATGTGCGCCGCCGAGACACGGGCAAAGCTTTGCAACGGTCCCCAGCTTCCCCGCCAGTGGGCGGCCAGTTCGAACTGGTCGGAATCGACGCTGTTGTTCGTGTCCTTCGGAGAATCGCTGCCATGGATATAGGCGAAGGATCCGCCGAACGCGCCCAGGCGGCTGAGATATTCCGCGCCCATGCTCGCGCCCCAACCGCTGATGTCGTAGGATGCGGTGTTGCCGATGCTCTTGGAACTGCCGAAGGCCACCTGCTGCAACCAGAAGCCCAGACGGCCGTCCGCGGTCCGGTATATGCCGCCGGGATCGGATAATATCCGTGCGGTTGCGCGCGATCCTGACGTCACTGCTTCGAACGCGCCACCGGCATGATCGGGCAGCATCTGCCGCAGGTTTGCGGTCAGCGCCTCTCCATTGGTGATTGCCAGAAAGCTGTCGGCAATCGCGCTGTCATTATCCAGCGCGTTGAAGATGGCGGAATAGGCGCTGGCGTTGGAGCCGGACAGGCCGAGTTCCTGCACGCTCTTGGCCGCGATCGACAGGCGGACTTCGCCGGTGGAGCTGTCTCCGGCCACTGTTCCCTTGAACATGTAGGGCAGCAACGCATCGGCCGACAGGGCGGGCGCGCCGTTTAGCGTTCCAGCGCGAAGGATGACATAGTCGCCTGCTGCGTCGCCCACGCTGGCAAGCGTCGCCTTCACTTGCGATCCGGCGGAAAAGGTCGCGGTGCCCGCTACATCGTAGACGGTATTGGTGCCCGCCGCTGC is a window of Sphingobium sp. MI1205 DNA encoding:
- the ruvX gene encoding Holliday junction resolvase RuvX — its product is MTTLLTADRAAFREALPQGGRLLGMDVGTKTIGLALCDAGWSIASPAHTVSRGKFGKDKIALAAFMEQQHVKGVVIGLPLNLDGSESPRSQASRAFARNIADLGRPIFLWDERWSTQAVTRTLLEADASRARRGELVDKLAASYILQGAIDGLMAGF
- a CDS encoding DUF3089 domain-containing protein — its product is MARKFLYVVAGLIVLVLAALLVYRIWGMQLIRAVMVPREAFAPLTPLPANAYDDPKMWIARPDITRGNPALWKPAGVKDAPVVQRAAIFFIHPTSYITTLGDAHWNMRLDDKDALSTARRFVQGQASAFNAVGNIWVPRYRQANYGAFLTQEPASDQALAAAYRDVAQAFAAFLKANPTGPLMLAGHSQGSRHLLQLLREQVAGKPVAARLAAVYAVGWPVSVEADLPALGLPACARRDQSHCIVSWQSYAEPADPSPIIETFERRNGYTGKPRKGTHMLCTNPITGAFNGAAPASANRGTLDSRDEATPPRLLTGVVPARCDTSGILMIGEPVDMGPFTLPGNNYHVYDYSLFWGDVREDARQRLTAFLAS
- the serB gene encoding phosphoserine phosphatase SerB; this encodes MFVATLVASAALSEGDIAESVARLATAGCAPVDSKWLDEGKAADIFFGSDPVTARAVLSDIGDRVDVIVQPAMGREKKLLIADMDSTMITVECIDELAGYAGIKPQIADITERAMRGELDFAGALHERVALLKGLADEAIDRCRAERVKIMPGARALVRTMKARGAATLLVSGGFTRFTGPVAEEIGFDRAVANVLEIADGALIGTVELPIVDASRKRAELEAAIEGGIDRALTLAVGDGANDIPMIQGAGLGVAYHAKPKTREAAGAEVVHGDLSVLLYAQGIGSAEWVID
- the gatC gene encoding Asp-tRNA(Asn)/Glu-tRNA(Gln) amidotransferase subunit GatC; the protein is MSIDLQTVKKIASLSRISVTDAEAEAMVPELNNILGWVEQLGEVDVTGVEPMTAVIPNHLRLRDDAVTDGNVREKVLANAPQAEHGFFAVPKVIE
- a CDS encoding MauE/DoxX family redox-associated membrane protein: MTSSAASSTVSRPTAQLYRMVMPDHICPYGLKARWLLRRKGYVVEDHWLTTREQTDAFKAAHDVKTTPQIFIGGERIGGHDDLRRHFGLHVADPGATSYTPVLAVFAVAALLALSLGWLTAMPLASIMTVEHFIAISMMLLAMLKLQDVDRFATMFLNYDLLARRFVPYGRIYPFLELGAGALMLTGLLNWLSIPVALFIGGIGAVSVFKAVYIDKRELKCACVGGGSNVPLGFVSLTENLMMVAMALWMLAGG
- a CDS encoding L,D-transpeptidase family protein gives rise to the protein MVLGLLAVGLAPASAFAQSEAPPEAVQEGARSSVGAEIRASVGGKLRDFYAPRGYWPLWVDETDIGKQAEVLLDLIRSSRIDGLNPKNYDLRDLENLVEEARSSGGDPRALARADLALSKSFAALVRDMRRPSKRVKMRYLDPEVEPRDDEPAEILRAAAVAASFTDYVRQIGWMSPFYKELRGARADFAERWAELPEVVIPVGARLRPGMKGQEAAMLRRRLGLAGGTSYDKALVARVRAFQADHGLKADGVAGPQTIEALNRPFEWYDRMLALNLDRARLLPGPWVRHVVVDAASARLWYYSGGRQDGTMKVVAGARESQTPMMAGMIRYATLNPYWNVPTDLVERRLSQRILDGASLSELNYEALSDWSANARRLNESEIDWQAVADGRRQLRVRQLPGGSNAMGKVKFMFPNDLGIYLHDTPSRDLLAKPARHFSNGCVRLEDAERLGRWFFGKPLEVESSEPEQHVPLPQPVPVYLTYLTAVPSGRGIQFLPDVYERDGM
- a CDS encoding MerR family transcriptional regulator; the protein is MAMTISGLARAGGVGVETVRFYQRRELLATPTRTGTGGGVRRYDEEDVRRLRFIRSAQGAGFTLEQIGELLRLDAGEDRARARELAAERLAALDEKIAELEAARDSLRRLANACHASDEGPCPIISAFEA
- the miaA gene encoding tRNA (adenosine(37)-N6)-dimethylallyltransferase MiaA: MDTPETNWPETDKGESRPRVALIAGPTASGKSALAVRLAQVANGVVINADASQVYADLQILSARPSAQEMAEAPHRLFGHIDGGQACTAAHWAADARTEIDRAHGEGRLPILVGGTGLYLRTLLDGIAPVPDIDSDVRAAVRVMPVADAHAALSREDPEAAARLAPADTTRVARALEVVRSTGKPLTYWQQHKSGGIADRISLSPLILLPPRDWLIARCDRRFEQMLDGGAVQEVEALLNRALSPELPVMRAIGVPEIASWLRGEISRETMAERGRIATRQYAKRQYTWFSRQPPDHWPRETQSIDDKITDELIIKLRR